The Acanthochromis polyacanthus isolate Apoly-LR-REF ecotype Palm Island chromosome 17, KAUST_Apoly_ChrSc, whole genome shotgun sequence genome has a window encoding:
- the cnga2b gene encoding cyclic nucleotide gated channel subunit alpha 2b, with amino-acid sequence MMGQVAERDRSPHNLSVKTALEEEIERAESILSRVPSVCDDTSSELQRVAALDPHGGNSRNSFQRNGAISRLVSLVVRLREWAHRSLLEEEERPDSFLERFRGPELRTAPSRISNTQPDANGNNAKGIFRKKWDVFVVSPSDNAYYRWLFVIATAVLYNWFLVVARACFDKLQVGNYICWLVLDYLSDTVYIMDTCVRLRTGFLEQGLLVKDHAKLRDSYVRTLQFKLDVVSILPTDLAYISTGIHTPQLRFNRLLRFPRMFEFFDRTETRTNYPNIFRICNLVLYILVIIHWNACIYYAISKSLGLGSDTWVFPNISKPEYSSLTRTYVYCLYWSTLTLTTIGEMPAPVRDEEYLFVVFDFLVGVLIFATIVGNVGSMIANMNATRAEFQARIDAIKHYMHFRKVSKELETRVIKWFDYLWTNKKAVDEQEVLKNLPNKLRAEIAINVHLETLKKVRIFQDCEAGLLVELVLKLRPQVFSPGDYICRKGDIGKEMYIIKEGKLAVVANDGVTQYALLTAGSCFGEISILNIKGSKMGNRRTANIRSMGYSDLFCLSKDDLMEAVTEYPDAKSVLEERGREILLKEGLLDENAESGGLQKEDTEEKVERLESSLDTLQTRFARLLNEYTHTQQRLKQRITLLERQHNQTDCGTDTNEEVDADTEMTNGTDSGPVVWTDGSPHHSNEQIEDNKSPISKH; translated from the exons ACTGGTGAGCCTGGTGGTGAGACTGAGGGAATGGGCTCACAGGAgtctgctggaggaggaggagcgacCGGACTCCTTCCTGGAACGCTTTCGAGGCCCTGAGCTGAGAACGGCCCCCAGCCGCATCAGCAACACGCAACCGGATGCCAATGGCAACAATGCCAAAGGGATCTTCAG AAAAAAGTGGGATGTGTTTGTGGTGTCCCCATCCGATAATGCATACTACCGCTGGTTATTTGTTATCGCCACAGCGGTGCTCTACAACTGGTTCCTTGTTGTCGCGAG GGCATGCTTTGACAAGTTACAGGTGGGCAATTACATCTGCTGGCTGGTGTTGGACTACCTCTCTGACACTGTGTACATAATGGACACGTGTGTCCGACTTCGCACAG GGTTCCTGGAACAAGGTTTGCTGGTGAAGGACCACGCCAAGCTAAGAGACAGCTACGTCAGAACATTGCAGTTCAAGCTGGACGTGGTGTCCATCCTGCCCACCGACCTGGCCTACATCTCCACCGGCATCCACACACCTCAGCTCAGGTTTAACCGTCTGCTTCGCTTCCCACGAATGTTTGAATTCTTTGACCGCACAGAGACGCGCACCAACTACCCCAACATCTTCCGCATCTGCAACTTGGTGCTTTACATCCTGGTCATCATCCACTGGAACGCCTGCATCTACTACGCTATATCCAAGTCTTTGGGTTTAGGCTCGGACACTTGGGTGTTCCCAAACATCTCCAAACCTGAGTATTCCTCCCTGACTCGGACTTACGTTTACTGTCTGTACTGGTCGACTCTCACTCTTACCACCATTGGAGAGATGCCTGCACCAGTGCGAGACGAAGAATACCTATTTGTGGTCTTCGACTTTCTTGTTGGGGTGCTGATCTTTGCCACAATTGTGGGAAATGTTGGCTCTATGATTGCCAACATGAATGCCACCCGTGCCGAGTTTCAAGCTCGAATTGACGCCATTAAACACTACATGCACTTCCGCAAAGTGAGCAAAGAGCTGGAGACTCGTGTCATTAAATGGTTCGACTACCTGTGGACCAACAAGAAGGCAGTAGATGAGCAGGAGGTGCTAAAGAACTTGCCAAACAAACTGCGGGCTGAAATTGCCATCAACGTACATCTGGAGACGCTGAAGAAGGTACGCATTTTTCAAGACTGTGAGGCAGGACTGCTGGTGGAGCTCGTGCTCAAACTACGCCCACAGGTCTTCAGTCCAGGCGATTACATCTGCAGGAAAGGGGACATCGGTAAGGAGATGTACATCATCAAAGAGGGGAAGCTGGCAGTGGTGGCAAACGATGGGGTCACACAGTATGCTCTCCTCACCGCCGGCAGCTGCTTTGGGGAAATCAGCATTTTGAATATAAAAGGTAGTAAAATGGGGAATCGTCGTACAGCCAACATTCGCAGCATGGGCTACTCTGACCTCTTCTGCCTCTCAAAGGATGACTTGATGGAGGCAGTGACTGAGTATCCAGATGCTAAGAGTGTGCTGGAGGAGAGAGGCCGGGAGATCCTGCTGAAGGAGGGACTTCTGGATGAGAATGCAGAGAGCGGAGGGCTGCAGAAAgaggacacagaggagaagGTGGAGAGGCTGGAGTCCTCTCTGGACACCCTTCAGACTCGGTTTGCCCGTCTGCTCAACGAATACACCCACACTCAGCAGCGGCTGAAGCAGCGCATCACTCTGCTGGAGAGGCAGCACAATCAGACAGACTGCGGCACAGACACAAATGAAGAGGTGGATGCAGACACAGAGATGACCAATGGAACTGACTCTGGGCCTGTTGTCTGGACAGATGGGTCACCACATCACAGCAATGAGCAAATAGAAGACAATAAGAGCCCAATATCAAAACATTAA
- the rraga gene encoding ras-related GTP-binding protein A translates to MSSTAMKKKVLLMGKSGSGKTSMRSIIFANYIARDTRRLGATIDVEHSHVRFLGNLVLNLWDCGGQDTFMENYFTSQRDNIFRNVEVLIYVFDVESRELEKDMHYYQSCLEAILQNSPDAKVFCLVHKMDLVQEDQRDLIFKEREEDLKRLSRPLACTCFRTSIWDETLYKAWSSIVYQLIPNVQQLETNLRNFAQIIEADEVLLFERATFLVISHYQCKEQRDAHRFEKISNIIKQFKLSCSKLAASFQSMEVRNSNFAAFIDVFTSNTYVMVIMSDPSIPSAATLINIRNARKHFEKLERVDGPKHSLHMRMR, encoded by the exons ATGTCAAGCACAGCAATGAAGAAAAAG GTGCTACTGATGGGGAAAAGTGGGTCGGGGAAGACCAGTATGAGATCAATCATCTTTGCCAATTACATAGCTCGAGACACACGCCGCCTTGGAGCTACAA TTGACGTGGAGCACTCCCATGTACGGTTTCTTGGCAATCTGGTTCTGAACCTGTGGGACTGTGGAGG TCAGGACACGTTCATGGAGAACTACTTCACCAGCCAGAGGgacaacattttcagaaatgtagAGGTTCTTATTTATGTATTCGATGTGGAGAGCCGGGAGCTGGAGAAAGACATGCACTACTACCAGTCGTGTCTGGAAGCCATCCTGCAGAACTCCCCCGATGCCAAAGTGTTCTGCCTCGTGCACAAAATGGACCTGGTGCAGGAGGACCAGAGAGATTTG atcttTAAGGAGCGCGAAGAAGATCTGAAGAGACTCTCCAGGCCTTTGGCTTGCACATGCTTCAGGACGTCTATCTGGGATGAAACTCTGTATAAG GCCTGGTCCAGCATAGTGTACCAACTCATCCCAAACGTCCAGCAGCTGGAGACAAACCTGAGAAATTTTGCACAGATCATAGAAGCAGATGAAGTTCTTCTGTTTGAGAGAGCCACCTTCCTG GTGATCTCTCACTATCAGTGCAAAGAGCAGCGCGACGCTCACAGGTTTGAGAAGATCAGTAACATCATTAAACAGTTCAAGCTCAGCTGTAG TAAACTCGCAGCCTCTTTCCAGAGCATGGAAGTGAGGAACTCCAACTTTGCGGCCTTCATTGACGTCTTCACCTCCAACACATACGTCATGGTCATCATGTCGGACCCCTCCATTC CATCTGCAGCCACTCTCATCAATATCCGTAATGCTAGGAAACACTTTGAGAAGTTGGAGCGGGTGGACGGACCCAAGCACAGCCTGCACATGCGAATGCGTTAG
- the chmp1b gene encoding charged multivesicular body protein 1b, which translates to MPSMDKHLFNLRFAAKDLQRNSKKCDKEEKLEKAKVKKAIQKGNMEVARIHAENAIRQKNQSVNFLRMSARVDAVAARVQTAVTMNQVTKSMAGVVKGMDATLKSMNLEKISALMDKFEHQFETLDVQTAQMEDTMSSTTTLTTPQNQVDSLLHEMADEAGLDLNMELPQGQTGSVGTSVASAEQDELSQRLAKLRDLV; encoded by the exons ATGCCATCCATGGACA AACATCTCTTTAATTTAAGGTTTGCTGCCAAAGATCTCCAAAGAAATTCCAAAAAATGCgacaaagaggaaaaattaGAGAAGGCTAAAGTCAAGAAG gCCATCCAGAAGGGGAACATGGAAGTGGCTAGGATCCATGCAGAGAACGCCATCAGACAGAAGAACCAGTCTGTGAACTTCCTGAGGATGAGCGCTCGGGTAGATGCGGTGGCAGCGAGGGTCCAGACTGCAGTCACAATGAACCAG GTCACAAAGTCTATGGCTGGAGTGGTGAAGGGCATGGATGCCACTCTGAAGAGTATGAACCTGGAAAAG atttcagCCCTCATGGACAAATTTGAGCACCAGTTTGAAACTCTGGATGTTCAGACGGCCCAGATGGAAGACACCATGAGCAGCACGACAACTCTCACAACACCACAG AACCAAGTGGATTCGTTGCTGCATGAAATGGCCGATGAAGCAGG GTTGGATCTGAACATGGAGCTCCCTCAAGGACAGACAGGATCGGTGGGAACCAGCGTGGCCTCTGCAGAACAG GATGAGCTGTCTCAAAGGCTTGCCAAGCTCAGAGATCTGGTGTAA
- the LOC110967460 gene encoding uncharacterized protein LOC110967460 produces the protein MELQTEKRFHNLTLEQLQALDKVLTEVIPIHGRGNFPTLQVRAKDIIRVVKDRLVERDIQVKDIRLNGATASHVLVRDNGLGYRDLDIIFGVELPRQEDFQVIKEVVLGSLRDLLPYGVNRRKITCLTMKEAYVQKMVKVFNEHDRWSLISLSNNRAKTVGLRFVSSLRRQFEFSVDSFQIILDRMLESYWENERKQRGRLALNAANLSKRDNQDENKAQQQSSNPQDIEEDVEKDTAMATNAESLCQDEAVSVLDNELPHAETEHVDDDHEVQQVSEPEGTEQQGEEEDGIEDVHSEEDIVFELCEENREDKEHNHSDYPLVASPKTLFPDACLKLQNNEDLCESQASQPESITHTETSVPQEISHCKEITPLKVDSVICKTEITISQQDSHHEFSFPPPAKKTCSTSQDIVPDYCPSPKLQRKMSRKLISKPEKWSLLTDLSDLTTQLFPPIEIPKPLQPKPPLPDNANDSNVPDTKSDNIEGSDALAEPTQHPAGTLQEGTGSSETVEQSVKPKHSKKPPDSETQIHTCTANVASQPQVDEQKPGLADDVPNSYGSSSWVGAAGEPTITVEAECMYGDFEQAMDHLRHRLIATHNPEEIRGGGLLKYSDLLVRNFRPASETEIKSLERYMCSRFFIDFPDVSEQQRKIEAYLQCHFIGNEETSKYDYLMTLRRVIDESTVCLMGHERRQTLNMITVLALRVLGEQNAIPNTANVTCFYQPAPYMTEPIYNSYFITQAQPPLVYHPYPLHVHMQTGLV, from the coding sequence ATGGAGCTTCAGACAGAGAAGAGGTTCCACAACTTGACCCTTGAGCAGCTTCAGGCTCTCGACAAAGTCTTGACGGAGGTAATCCCCATCCATGGGCGAGGAAATTTTCCCACACTCCAGGTGAGAGCCAAAGACATTATTCGTGTGGTGAAAGATCGGCTGGTTGAAAGAGACATCCAGGTTAAAGACATACGCCTTAACGGAGCGACGGCCAGCCACGTCCTGGTGAGAGATAACGGCCTGGGCTACAGAGACTTGGACATCATTTTCGGAGTGGAGCTGCCCAGACAGGAGGACTTCCAGGTGATTAAGGAGGTGGTGCTGGGCAGCCTGCGAGACCTCCTCCCTTATGGCGTAAACAGACGAAAGATCACCTGCCTGACAATGAAGGAAGCCTACGTGCAAAAGATGGTGAAAGTTTTCAATGAGCACGACAGATGGAGCCTCATCTCGCTTTCTAACAACAGAGCTAAAACGGTGGGGCTCCGATTTGTTAGCTCCCTTCGCAGGCAGTTTGAGTTCAGCGTGGACTCCTTCCAGATCATATTAGATCGTATGCTGGAGTCCTACTGGGAGaatgaaaggaaacaaagagGAAGGTTGGCGCTGAATGCTGCGAATTTGTCTAAAAGAGACAACCAGGACGAAAACAAAGCGCAACAGCAATCAAGCAATCCTCAGGATATTGAGGAGGATGTTGAAAAAGATACAGCAATGGCAACCAATGCAGAGAGTCTGTGCCAGGATGAAGCAGTTTCTGTGCTTGACAATGAGCTTCCACATGCAGAGACAGAGCATGTAGATGATGATCATGAGGTGCAGCAGGTATCAGAACCTGAGGGAACAGAACAacagggggaggaagaggatggCATTGAGGATGTCCATTCAGAGGAGGACATCGTGTTTGAGTTATGCGAGGAAAACAGAGAAGATAAAGAACATAATCACAGTGATTATCCTTTAGTTGCATCTCCTAAAACTTTATTTCCAGATGCATGTTTAAAACTACAGAATAATGAAGATTTGTGTGAGTCACAAGCTTCCCAGCCTGAGTCTATAACGCACACTGAGACGTCAGTTCCACAAGAAATATCCCATTGTAAAGAAATTACTCCATTGAAAGTAGACTCAGTAATCTGCAAGACTGAAATTACCATAAGCCAACAAGATTCACATCATGAGTTCTCCTTTCCTCCTCCAGCTAAAAAGACTTGCAGCACATCACAGGACATTGTGCCAGACTACTGCCCTTCACCgaaattacaaagaaaaatgtcacgGAAGTTGATCAGCAAACCTGAAAAATGGTCTTTACTGACTGATTTGTCAGACCTTACAACACAGCTGTTTCCACCCATAGAAATACCGAAACCACTTCAGCCAAAACCTCCTTTGCCGGATAATGCTAATGATTCAAATGTACcggacaccaaatcggacaacATTGAGGGTTCGGACGCCCTCGCAGAGCCCACACAACATCCAGCGGGTACACTTCAGGAGGGGACTGGCTCTAGTGAAACTGTAGAGCAATCTGTCAAGCCAAAACATTCAAAGAAGCCTCCTGATTCAGAGACTCAGATCCACACATGTACAGCAAACGTAGCCTCACAGCCTCAAGTAGATGAGCAAAAACCTGGACTGGCAGATGATGTCCCAAACAGCTATGGGTCAAGCTCATGGGTCGGGGCAGCAGGTGAACCAACTATCACCGTGGAGGCCGAGTGCATGTACGGAGACTTCGAGCAGGCCATGGATCACCTCCGCCACCGCCTCATCGCCACCCACAACCCAGAGGAGATCAGAGGAGGGGGCCTGCTTAAATACAGCGACCTGCTGGTGAGGAACTTCCGGCCAGCAAGCGAGACCGAGATCAAATCCTTGGAGCGATACATGTGCTCCCGCTTCTTCATCGACTTCCCCGACGTGAGCGAGCAGCAGCGGAAGATCGAGGCCTACTTGCAGTGCCACTTTATTGGCAACGAGGAGACGAGCAAGTACGACTATTTGATGACCCTGCGGCGCGTGATAGATGAGAGCACGGTGTGTTTGATGGGACACGAGAGGAGACAGACACTCAATATGATCACAGTTCTGGCTCTGAGGGTGCTGGGCGAGCAAAACGCCATCCCCAACACGGCCAACGTTACCTGCTTCTACCAGCCGGCTCCATACATGACCGAGCCTATTTACAACAGCTACTTCATCACTCAGGCTCAGCCCCCGCTCGTCTACCACCCCTACCCCCTACACGTGCACATGCAGACTGGCCTGGTGTAG